The DNA sequence CACTTCGAGCGCTGTTCAGATTGATCACGTCGTCGCTCTGTCTGATGCTTGGCAAAAGGGTGCCCAAAATTGGGATGCTGCCAAACGCGAGGCGCTCGCTAATGATGATCTCGAACTTTTGGCGGTTGACGGCGCGGCTAACCAGCAAAAATCTGATGGCGATGCGGCGACATGGCTACCGAGCAATAAAGTTTTTCGTTGCCAATATGTCGCGCGCCAGATCGCTGTTAAATTAAAATACGAACTCTGGGTAACGCAGGCCGAATATGATGCGATGGCGCGAGTCCTTGACGCCTGCCCGGCACAGCGATTGCCAGCGCCCTAAAGCTTTTGTAGTAAAATAGTGGTATGCAAATAAAGAAATTTCGACATTCATGTCTCGAGCTCACTATCGACAATCAGGCTATAGTCATCGATCCGGGTGGTTGGTCGACGGATTTTGTGGCGCATCCGAATATTATTGCGGTGATTATTACTCATGAACATGGCGACCATTTTGACCAAGCACAACTCGATAACATCATTGCTGAGAATCCTGACGTCAAGATCTATGCGCCGCCTGGCATTATCGAGCAGCTAACCGACCCTAGCCGCGGCCATGCTGTGGCGGCCGGAGAACATATCGACTGCGGTCCGTTTAGTTTGGATTTCGTCGGCGGTACGCATGCGACTATTCATCCGGATTATCCAGTTCCTGCTAACTTGGGCGTTATTGTGAATAGTGGAGAACTATATTATCCAGGTGACTCGTTCTACGTTCCAGAGGGTTACAAGACTCAGACATTAGCTGTCCCAGCTAGCGCGCCGTGGATGAAAATGTCTGAGGCGATGGATTTTATCACAGCTATCAAACCCGAGAGTTGTTTTTCGACACACAATGCTCTGCTCTCGGCAGAAGGTCAAAGTCTGGCTGACGCTTGGCTGGGAAAAGCTGCCGATTCGGTCGGGGCAAAGTACGGCGCTATCTGATTATAGCCCGAGGTCTTTGAGCTGAGCTTTGTCAACGTGGGCTGGGCTGGCCATCATGACGTCTTGACCGCTGCCGTTTTTCGGAAAAGCCACGATCTCACGGATGTTACTCTCGCCCATGAGCTCCATGAACATGCGATCGACGCCGTAGGCGCAGCCAGCATGTGGCGGCGCACCGTATTTAAAGGCGTTTAGCATCGCGCCGAATTTTTCCTCGACGTATTCCGGTGTAAAGCCGAGCAAGCCAAACACTTTGTAGAGGACTTCTGGGTTGTGGTTGCGCACGCCACCGGAGCAAATTTCATAGCCGTTCATCACCATGTCGTATTGATCGGCCAAAATGTCGAGTTTATTATCGGTTTCCTCGAGCGTTTTTAGCCCACCTTTTGGCATGCTGAACGGGTTGTGACCAAAGTCCATTGTACCGGTCTTTTCATCCATTTCATAAAATGGAAAATCAACGATCCAGGCTAGCGCGACAACGTTTGGATCTTTCAAGCCAAAGTGCGTGGCAAATTCGTTACGCAGTCGGCCCAGCACAGCGTTGACTTTGCCGCGTATGTCGGCGCCAAAGAATACGGCATCACCATCCTCTGCGCCAGTCTGACTTTTGACGGCAGCGAGCTCAGTTTCGCTCATGAATTTAGCAATTGGCGATTGCACCGCGCCGTCTTTGTAGGTCAGGTAGGCTAGTCCGCCCGCACCCTCACCCTTTGCGATTTCGGTAAAGGTGTCAATTTGGCTGCGGCTCAGGCTGGCGCCGTTTTTGACACAGATAGCTTTGACCGCACCACCGCTAGAGGCGGCATTTTTAAATACACCGAACCCGGAGTCGACGAACACTTCGGTTAGGTCGACGAGCTTCATATCAAAACGGAGGTCCGGCTTGTCGGAGCCGTAGGTTTCCATGGCTTCTCGATATGGAATGCGTGGAATATCCTCGGATAGTAATATTTTACCGGCAAAATTCGTGACTAGATCTTTGATCGCTGGATCCATGAGCGTTCGGACTTCTTCGCCGTTTTCGACAAAGGCCATCTCGAGATCGAGCTGGTAAAATTCACCGTACAATCGATCGGATCGGGGGTCTTCGTCGCGGAAACAGGCAGCGAATTGGTAATAGCGCGGCACGCCACCGACCATCAGGAGCTGTTTGAACTGTTGCGGTGCCTGGGGTAGGGCGTAGAACTGACCCTGTTGGAGGCGCGACGGAATCAAAAAGTCGCGAGCGCCTTCTGGGCTGCTGTTTGCGAGAATTGGCGTGGCGACTTCGATGAAATCGTTGGATTCCATGTAGGCGCGTAACCGTTTGTACATTTCGGCGCGACGGGCTAGCATGGTCTGCATTTTTGGACGACGTAAATCGAGATAGCGATATTTGAGACGGAGTTCTTCGCCAGATTGTTGATCGCTAAATGGTTGGATCGGCAATGTTTCAGCGCGGTTGAGGACCGTTAATTCCTCGGCAGTGATTTCGATATCACCAGAGACAATCTTGGCATTTTTGAGCGATTCCTCACGCTCGACGACCTGACCAGTAACACTGATAACGTATTCATCGCGCAGGCTTTCAGCCTCGGCAAAGACTGCCTGGTTGTCTGGATGAAACACGATCTGTGCTAGACCGGTATGGTCACGCACGTCGACGAATAATAACCCGCCGTGATCACGGCGCGAATGTACCCAGCCTTTGACCGTTACATGCTCGCCTATTTTTGTAGCTGCATCCGAAACTAGCGTTCTCATTTTAGTAGTCCTTTCTCTAAAATTCTTGGTACTATTTTAGCACATATACTACTCTGTAATATTACGCAGCTAATGTGACATCAGATATTCGCAGTGTCGGATCATTATTCCCCCGCAAAGATTTTTTCTATTTCGTCCAAAATGATTTGCTGTTCGTTGGAAATCTGAGTCTCGGCCTCATTGCCTGATTTTAAGGCGGGTTTTATCAGATCTGCAGTGGATTTTGCAGTGCTTTCGATATCGCCGGTACCGATTCCATCGATAATTTCGGTAGTAGCGTGAACTCCCTCGGTGATCTGGTCGATGGTGTTCAGGGCCAGGGTATCCGGCATCGGC is a window from the Candidatus Saccharibacteria bacterium genome containing:
- the aspS gene encoding aspartate--tRNA ligase yields the protein MRTLVSDAATKIGEHVTVKGWVHSRRDHGGLLFVDVRDHTGLAQIVFHPDNQAVFAEAESLRDEYVISVTGQVVEREESLKNAKIVSGDIEITAEELTVLNRAETLPIQPFSDQQSGEELRLKYRYLDLRRPKMQTMLARRAEMYKRLRAYMESNDFIEVATPILANSSPEGARDFLIPSRLQQGQFYALPQAPQQFKQLLMVGGVPRYYQFAACFRDEDPRSDRLYGEFYQLDLEMAFVENGEEVRTLMDPAIKDLVTNFAGKILLSEDIPRIPYREAMETYGSDKPDLRFDMKLVDLTEVFVDSGFGVFKNAASSGGAVKAICVKNGASLSRSQIDTFTEIAKGEGAGGLAYLTYKDGAVQSPIAKFMSETELAAVKSQTGAEDGDAVFFGADIRGKVNAVLGRLRNEFATHFGLKDPNVVALAWIVDFPFYEMDEKTGTMDFGHNPFSMPKGGLKTLEETDNKLDILADQYDMVMNGYEICSGGVRNHNPEVLYKVFGLLGFTPEYVEEKFGAMLNAFKYGAPPHAGCAYGVDRMFMELMGESNIREIVAFPKNGSGQDVMMASPAHVDKAQLKDLGL
- a CDS encoding MBL fold metallo-hydrolase — its product is MQIKKFRHSCLELTIDNQAIVIDPGGWSTDFVAHPNIIAVIITHEHGDHFDQAQLDNIIAENPDVKIYAPPGIIEQLTDPSRGHAVAAGEHIDCGPFSLDFVGGTHATIHPDYPVPANLGVIVNSGELYYPGDSFYVPEGYKTQTLAVPASAPWMKMSEAMDFITAIKPESCFSTHNALLSAEGQSLADAWLGKAADSVGAKYGAI